In the Variovorax sp. S12S4 genome, one interval contains:
- a CDS encoding VOC family protein — protein sequence MQLRTARIFVRDLPGASRFYEELLGLPLTSPRSEEGFRVFDAGPMSLVVEHVDADAPAEDQALIGRFTGLSFDVADVQSKYSELVSLGVAFTGLPEQQAWGGILATLRDPSGNELQLVQQPLR from the coding sequence ATGCAGCTTCGCACCGCACGCATTTTTGTTCGAGACCTGCCGGGCGCGTCCCGTTTCTACGAAGAGCTGCTTGGCTTGCCGCTCACATCGCCGCGAAGCGAAGAGGGCTTTCGCGTGTTCGACGCAGGACCGATGAGCCTGGTCGTCGAGCATGTCGACGCGGATGCCCCCGCGGAAGACCAGGCGCTTATCGGGCGTTTCACGGGGCTGTCTTTCGACGTGGCGGACGTTCAGTCGAAGTACAGCGAGCTGGTCTCGCTTGGCGTTGCGTTCACCGGGCTTCCGGAGCAACAGGCATGGGGCGGCATTCTTGCAACGCTGCGCGACCCTTCCGGCAACGAGCTTCAGCTTGTGCAGCAGCCACTGAGGTAG
- a CDS encoding PrsW family intramembrane metalloprotease, with amino-acid sequence MNLELPEQQDRAEWPVGTDSFFQPRRAAFWLLSALIVNGLFYTFNMFSVGFRVVPITALLGLLVWGIYTLVFLLVFRTLDLLEQHPPEAFFLAFAWGGLGAVYFAAPANIAIQSLCAKLVSPDFVAIWGPAIAGPITEEFLKLAGVVLLILVARNQFQTYLSVLIVGAMTGLGFQVVENLTYTVNASMHFPLENQVYPVLLNLLTRGLLSGLWSHAAYTTIASFGLAWFLLHPERPMAARIGCALLCFALAWAMHFIWNSPWLEDLFDGGYGEMAVLLVVKGIPAMIAAGLFWRVAARENGAYLHALAAYFVPERDLIRDDEWVRLGAPLSRYRVRIEMGWTFGLRARRLKTQLQREQLRLIRKAMTYGRGAQTLRHEVAIRRLRAMLDPLITTQP; translated from the coding sequence ATGAACCTCGAACTTCCCGAGCAACAGGATCGCGCCGAATGGCCGGTGGGCACCGACTCGTTCTTCCAGCCGCGCCGCGCGGCCTTCTGGCTGCTGTCCGCGCTGATCGTCAATGGGCTGTTCTACACCTTCAACATGTTCTCGGTGGGGTTCCGGGTCGTCCCCATCACTGCGTTGCTGGGACTGCTGGTGTGGGGCATCTACACGCTGGTTTTTCTGCTGGTGTTTCGCACGCTCGATTTGCTCGAGCAGCATCCGCCGGAAGCTTTTTTCCTGGCATTCGCGTGGGGCGGCCTGGGCGCGGTCTACTTTGCCGCGCCGGCGAACATTGCCATTCAGAGCCTGTGCGCCAAGCTGGTGTCGCCCGATTTCGTGGCGATCTGGGGACCGGCCATTGCGGGCCCGATCACCGAGGAGTTCTTGAAACTAGCGGGCGTGGTGCTGCTCATTCTTGTGGCGCGCAACCAGTTCCAGACCTACCTCTCGGTGCTCATCGTCGGGGCCATGACGGGGCTTGGCTTCCAGGTGGTCGAAAACCTCACCTACACCGTCAACGCTTCCATGCACTTTCCGCTCGAGAACCAGGTGTACCCCGTGCTGCTGAACCTGCTGACGCGCGGTCTGCTGAGCGGGCTGTGGAGCCACGCGGCCTACACCACGATCGCGTCTTTCGGCCTCGCCTGGTTCCTGCTGCACCCTGAACGCCCCATGGCGGCAAGAATCGGCTGCGCCCTTCTGTGCTTTGCGCTGGCCTGGGCCATGCATTTCATCTGGAACTCGCCTTGGCTCGAAGATCTTTTCGACGGCGGCTACGGCGAGATGGCGGTGCTGCTTGTCGTCAAGGGCATTCCCGCGATGATTGCCGCCGGGCTCTTCTGGCGCGTGGCCGCCCGTGAGAACGGCGCCTACCTGCACGCCCTTGCGGCCTACTTCGTACCCGAGCGCGATCTGATCCGCGACGACGAGTGGGTTCGGCTGGGCGCGCCTCTGTCGCGCTACAGGGTTCGCATTGAAATGGGCTGGACCTTCGGCCTGCGCGCGAGGCGCCTGAAAACGCAGCTGCAGCGCGAGCAGTTGCGGCTTATCCGCAAGGCAATGACCTACGGGCGCGGGGCGCAGACGCTGCGGCACGAGGTGGCGATAAGGCGGCTGCGCGCCATGCTGGATCCGCTCATCACCACCCAACCCTGA
- a CDS encoding response regulator transcription factor: MNILIVEDDPRVADFLLRGLRAEGYGVQLARTGTEGLERARGGDLSLLVLDLMLPGLSGLELCQTLRAEGHHVPVLMLTAMSTLEDKVKGLRLGADDYLTKPFAFEELLARIEALMRRGREQRPQASTLQLADLVLDRERMQVTRAGRPVSLTARELAFLELLMSAPGRVYSRERILSNVWGTNEDPLTNVVDVYVRRLRSKIDDGHALALLKTVRGFGYRLDAQES; the protein is encoded by the coding sequence ATGAACATTCTCATCGTGGAAGACGATCCGCGCGTTGCCGATTTTCTGCTGCGCGGTTTGCGCGCCGAGGGCTATGGCGTGCAGCTCGCGCGCACCGGCACCGAGGGCTTGGAGCGCGCGCGCGGCGGTGATCTCTCGCTGCTGGTTCTCGACCTGATGCTGCCCGGCCTGAGCGGCCTTGAGCTGTGCCAGACGCTGCGCGCCGAAGGCCACCATGTACCGGTGCTGATGCTCACCGCCATGAGCACGCTCGAAGACAAGGTAAAGGGCCTGCGGCTGGGTGCCGACGACTACCTTACCAAGCCGTTTGCGTTCGAGGAACTGCTCGCACGCATCGAAGCGCTGATGCGCCGCGGCCGCGAACAGCGCCCGCAGGCCAGCACGCTGCAGCTGGCCGACCTGGTACTCGACCGCGAGCGCATGCAGGTCACGCGAGCCGGCCGGCCGGTTTCTCTCACGGCGCGCGAACTGGCCTTTCTGGAGCTGTTGATGAGCGCCCCGGGCCGCGTGTACAGCCGCGAACGCATCCTGTCGAACGTGTGGGGCACCAACGAGGACCCGCTGACCAACGTGGTCGATGTGTATGTGCGCCGCCTTCGCAGCAAGATCGACGACGGCCATGCGCTTGCGCTGCTGAAGACGGTGCGCGGCTTCGGCTACCGGCTCGACGCGCAGGAAAGCTGA
- a CDS encoding SgcJ/EcaC family oxidoreductase yields the protein MKMRLLATTAATSLLALSFATGANAAPGAAACAPVTQAQVSALFDRWNDSLRTLDPDKVTANYAPDGVLLPTVSNNPRSTPAEIRDYFVKFLKGEPRGTIDKRIIRIGCNVAQDVGTYTFKFKDGTSVHARYTYVYELVNGQWLIAHHHSSAMPESVAGK from the coding sequence ATGAAGATGCGACTTCTCGCCACCACCGCCGCCACCAGCCTGCTGGCCCTTAGCTTCGCCACCGGCGCCAACGCCGCGCCCGGCGCGGCGGCTTGCGCCCCTGTGACCCAAGCGCAGGTCAGCGCGCTGTTCGACCGCTGGAACGATTCGCTGCGCACACTCGACCCGGACAAGGTCACCGCCAACTACGCACCCGACGGCGTGCTGCTGCCCACCGTGTCGAACAACCCGCGCAGCACGCCTGCGGAAATTCGCGACTACTTCGTCAAGTTTCTGAAGGGCGAGCCGCGGGGCACGATCGACAAGCGCATCATCCGCATCGGTTGCAACGTGGCGCAAGACGTGGGCACCTATACCTTCAAGTTCAAGGACGGCACATCGGTGCACGCGCGCTACACCTACGTGTATGAACTGGTGAACGGCCAATGGCTCATCGCCCATCACCACTCGTCGGCAATGCCCGAGTCCGTTGCGGGCAAGTAA
- a CDS encoding sensor histidine kinase, which translates to MFRSRLSLAFAALVTLVCIQAAFVYWGSARVNVYTQHSRLASDILSELLELSANKQRLRVWASQQLMNAGASSETRDRWLAGMQASAARLNELAHRDLAVWTEIAASDGSAVPAEVTQLVDAVELLDANIADVHERLLRLTPLERGAEFSAVWQELNQVFDVTRGRDLRELVNGAIERQRRTVPVARAATERGLEALRLKAIALAALTLAAAVLMAVHLNRRLQRPLDRLLAGTQALQAGNLDHRLALGSHDEFDRVAEHFNAMAVELQQHRNAAEAARRRLEDAVEARTAELRSAHDTLQQIDQRRRQLFADLSHELRTPATAIRGEAEIALRGSDKPLAEYKQTLGRIVGGVKQLAGVIDDLMLIARAEADQLVMRPGEVELQQLVADAAEQAEALGALHGVRVQLEAQDGTAAQPVHVHVDADRLRQALMIVLDNAVRYSHAGCTVRLGWRERGEQVDIVVQDEGIGIDPHEMPTVFQRFHRGRRARDHRVEGTGIGLSIAQAIVGAHHGHIGIDSVPFAGTTVSISLPKSHGDQAASLEAA; encoded by the coding sequence ATGTTCAGATCAAGGCTTTCGCTGGCGTTCGCCGCACTGGTTACGCTGGTTTGCATCCAGGCGGCCTTCGTCTACTGGGGCTCGGCGCGCGTCAATGTCTATACGCAACACAGCCGCCTGGCGAGCGATATCCTCTCGGAGCTGCTGGAACTGTCGGCCAACAAGCAGCGGCTTCGGGTGTGGGCATCGCAGCAACTGATGAATGCAGGTGCCTCCAGCGAAACGCGCGACCGCTGGTTGGCAGGCATGCAGGCCAGTGCGGCCCGACTCAACGAGCTGGCGCACCGCGACCTGGCCGTGTGGACCGAGATCGCGGCCAGCGATGGCTCCGCGGTACCCGCGGAGGTCACGCAGCTGGTCGATGCGGTTGAACTGCTGGACGCCAACATTGCCGACGTGCACGAGCGGCTGCTGCGCCTGACGCCGCTGGAGCGAGGCGCCGAGTTCTCCGCCGTATGGCAGGAGCTCAACCAGGTGTTCGACGTGACGCGCGGGCGCGACCTGCGCGAACTGGTGAACGGCGCCATCGAGCGCCAGCGCCGCACAGTGCCGGTGGCCCGTGCCGCCACCGAGCGCGGCCTCGAGGCGCTGCGCCTGAAGGCCATCGCGCTGGCCGCGCTCACGCTGGCCGCTGCCGTGCTGATGGCCGTGCACCTGAACCGACGGCTGCAGCGGCCGCTCGACCGCTTGCTGGCCGGCACGCAGGCCCTGCAGGCCGGCAATCTCGACCACCGCCTGGCCCTGGGTTCGCACGACGAGTTCGACCGGGTCGCCGAGCATTTCAACGCCATGGCGGTCGAACTGCAGCAGCACCGCAATGCCGCCGAAGCTGCCCGGCGCCGGCTGGAAGACGCAGTCGAAGCGCGCACCGCGGAGTTGCGCAGCGCGCACGACACCTTGCAGCAGATCGACCAGCGACGCCGGCAGCTCTTTGCCGACCTCAGCCATGAGCTGCGCACCCCGGCCACGGCCATTCGCGGCGAGGCCGAGATTGCGCTGCGCGGAAGCGACAAGCCGCTCGCCGAATACAAGCAGACGCTGGGGCGCATCGTCGGCGGCGTGAAGCAGCTGGCCGGCGTGATCGACGACCTGATGCTGATCGCCCGCGCGGAAGCCGACCAGCTCGTGATGCGGCCCGGCGAGGTCGAATTGCAGCAACTCGTCGCCGACGCCGCCGAGCAGGCCGAAGCGCTCGGTGCGCTGCACGGCGTGCGGGTGCAGCTCGAAGCGCAAGACGGCACCGCGGCGCAGCCGGTGCACGTGCATGTGGATGCCGACCGCCTTCGCCAGGCGCTGATGATCGTGCTGGACAACGCGGTGCGCTATTCACACGCAGGCTGTACGGTGCGCCTTGGCTGGCGCGAGCGCGGCGAGCAGGTCGACATCGTCGTGCAGGACGAGGGCATCGGCATCGATCCGCACGAGATGCCCACCGTGTTCCAGCGCTTTCACCGCGGCCGGCGCGCGCGCGATCACCGGGTGGAAGGCACCGGCATCGGGCTGTCGATTGCGCAGGCCATCGTGGGCGCGCACCATGGCCATATCGGCATCGACAGCGTTCCCTTTGCCGGCACCACTGTCAGCATCAGCCTGCCGAAATCGCACGGCGACCAGGCCGCTTCGCTGGAGGCGGCATGA
- a CDS encoding helix-turn-helix transcriptional regulator, with product MSEAPALQDPDLLRRLLRAKDRMDAASHEEWPVGRLAEVSGVSEAHFARSFKQAFGIPPHRYLLTRRIERAMALLRETDRPITDIAFDTGWASLGTFGRTFRDITGHSPSAVRSQGKQAVRELGPVPECIVSAARRPGLTTAVSEKRRQAANGTNKPEQTQESS from the coding sequence GTGAGCGAAGCCCCTGCCCTTCAAGACCCCGATCTGCTGCGCCGGCTGCTGCGCGCAAAAGACCGGATGGACGCCGCATCGCACGAAGAGTGGCCCGTGGGCCGTCTCGCGGAGGTAAGCGGCGTGTCCGAAGCCCACTTCGCGCGATCGTTCAAGCAGGCCTTCGGCATTCCGCCGCACCGCTATCTGCTCACCCGGCGCATCGAGCGCGCGATGGCCTTGCTGCGCGAAACCGACCGGCCCATCACCGACATTGCCTTCGATACGGGCTGGGCAAGCCTGGGCACCTTCGGGCGCACCTTTCGCGACATTACCGGCCACAGCCCGAGCGCGGTGCGCTCGCAAGGCAAGCAGGCGGTGCGCGAGCTCGGCCCGGTGCCCGAGTGCATCGTGAGCGCCGCGCGCCGGCCCGGGCTCACGACCGCAGTTTCGGAGAAGCGGCGCCAGGCGGCAAACGGTACAAACAAGCCCGAACAAACACAGGAGAGTTCATGA
- the map gene encoding type I methionyl aminopeptidase translates to MTIETQDDVAALKRIGRIVSFVLRQMLDAAEPGMTTRELDALGEQLLEEQGARSAPRLTYKFPGATCISINEEAAHGIPGDRIIKAGDVLNIDVSAELNGYFADTGGTIVVPPTNPQKTRLCHATRTALAEAMKSARAGQPINAIGAAIERTAKAYGFKVIENLGSHGVGRALHEEPEHIAGYFDPSDKRILQEGMVITIEPFLSTKSRIVTEAADGWTLAGASGNLSAQYEHTMIITKGAPIVVTLH, encoded by the coding sequence ATGACCATCGAAACCCAGGACGACGTCGCAGCATTGAAACGGATCGGCAGAATCGTCTCGTTCGTGCTGCGCCAGATGCTCGATGCCGCAGAACCTGGCATGACCACGCGCGAGCTCGACGCGCTCGGCGAGCAGCTGCTGGAAGAACAGGGCGCGCGGTCCGCACCAAGGCTGACATACAAATTTCCTGGAGCGACGTGCATCAGCATCAATGAAGAGGCGGCGCACGGAATCCCCGGGGACCGGATCATCAAGGCAGGGGATGTCCTGAACATCGATGTGTCGGCCGAGCTCAACGGCTACTTTGCCGATACCGGCGGGACCATCGTGGTGCCCCCGACCAACCCGCAGAAGACCCGGCTCTGCCACGCCACGCGTACGGCCCTTGCCGAAGCAATGAAGAGCGCCAGGGCAGGGCAACCGATCAACGCCATCGGCGCCGCCATCGAGCGCACTGCAAAGGCCTATGGTTTCAAGGTCATCGAAAACCTCGGGAGCCACGGCGTCGGCCGTGCGCTGCACGAAGAGCCGGAGCACATCGCCGGCTATTTCGATCCCTCGGACAAACGCATCCTGCAAGAAGGAATGGTCATCACCATCGAACCGTTTCTTTCGACCAAGAGCCGCATCGTGACGGAAGCTGCCGACGGGTGGACGCTCGCAGGCGCAAGCGGAAACTTGTCCGCGCAGTATGAACACACGATGATCATCACCAAGGGTGCCCCCATCGTCGTGACGCTGCACTGA
- a CDS encoding helix-turn-helix transcriptional regulator, producing the protein MEYLLAWRMALAKDLLARSDVGIAEVAERVGYGSASTFSTAFSRHVGRPPGRFARQG; encoded by the coding sequence ATGGAGTACCTGCTCGCCTGGCGCATGGCGCTCGCCAAAGACCTGCTGGCCCGCAGCGACGTCGGCATTGCGGAAGTTGCCGAGCGCGTGGGCTACGGCTCCGCCAGCACATTCAGCACCGCGTTCAGCCGCCATGTGGGCCGGCCGCCGGGTCGCTTTGCACGCCAGGGCTAG
- a CDS encoding dihydrofolate reductase family protein codes for MSKLRFRISISLDGFVAGPHQSLQEPLGAGGEQLHEWVVPLEAWRRPHGLDGGVVNESTAVMEDELVNIGATIMGRNMFGGGPGPWDNTNPWNGWWGRNPPFRHPVFVLTHHAREPLMMEGGTSFTFVTDGIESALDQARRAAGGKDVALAGGANAAQQYLKAGLIDEMQLHLAPILLGGGERLFDGVDTLHSLALVKTIAAPDVTHLKFARK; via the coding sequence TTCGCTGGACGGGTTTGTCGCCGGTCCGCACCAAAGCTTGCAGGAACCGCTCGGGGCTGGCGGCGAGCAATTGCATGAATGGGTGGTCCCGCTGGAGGCCTGGCGCCGGCCACACGGCCTGGATGGCGGCGTGGTGAACGAGAGCACGGCGGTGATGGAAGACGAACTCGTCAACATCGGCGCGACCATCATGGGACGCAACATGTTCGGCGGCGGCCCAGGGCCGTGGGACAACACGAATCCCTGGAACGGCTGGTGGGGCCGCAATCCGCCGTTTCGTCACCCGGTATTCGTGCTGACCCACCACGCGCGCGAACCCTTGATGATGGAAGGCGGCACGAGCTTCACGTTCGTGACCGACGGCATCGAGAGTGCACTGGACCAAGCCCGGCGCGCGGCAGGCGGAAAGGACGTGGCACTGGCGGGTGGGGCCAACGCCGCGCAGCAGTACCTGAAAGCCGGCCTCATCGATGAAATGCAGCTGCACCTCGCGCCGATCTTGCTCGGCGGTGGGGAACGCCTGTTCGACGGCGTCGACACCCTGCATTCCCTTGCCCTGGTGAAGACGATCGCGGCGCCGGACGTGACCCACCTGAAATTCGCGAGAAAGTAA
- a CDS encoding VOC family protein translates to MKQGIDVAGLYVRDQDEALSFYVDKLGFRVHTDVGNGGYRWLTVQHPEQPSFQLGLFLPGPPVHDEATAQALRAIVAKGAMPPLVLTVSDCRAAYDRMLALGVEFTQEPVERYGTVDAGFRDPSGNGWKMIQGRG, encoded by the coding sequence ATGAAGCAGGGCATTGATGTAGCCGGTTTGTATGTGCGCGACCAGGACGAGGCGCTTTCGTTCTATGTAGACAAACTCGGGTTTCGCGTTCACACCGATGTGGGCAACGGCGGCTATCGCTGGCTCACGGTGCAGCACCCGGAGCAGCCGTCGTTCCAGCTTGGGCTTTTTCTGCCCGGCCCGCCGGTGCACGATGAGGCAACGGCCCAGGCGCTGCGCGCCATCGTGGCCAAGGGTGCGATGCCTCCGCTCGTTCTCACGGTAAGCGACTGCCGCGCGGCCTACGACCGGATGCTCGCCCTGGGGGTGGAGTTCACGCAGGAGCCCGTGGAGCGCTACGGCACCGTGGACGCGGGCTTTCGCGATCCTTCCGGCAACGGGTGGAAGATGATCCAAGGCCGCGGCTGA